In Clupea harengus chromosome 1, Ch_v2.0.2, whole genome shotgun sequence, one DNA window encodes the following:
- the s1pr5a gene encoding sphingosine 1-phosphate receptor 5a, whose protein sequence is MEESSHSAYSAASPTVVSTAGYLMFHEYHSNVALVTHYNYTGKLKENKYRDGLKPEAIIFLIICLLIVLENAVVLVAIWKNKKFHLPMYYLLGNLTLSDLLAGFTYMVNIITSGANTLKMTPLQWFLREGGVFITLAASVISLLAIAIERHVTMVRMKPYQGAKRGRMFALIGASWVLAVLLGVLPIMGWNCMGRLDHCSTVLPLYAKSYILFCVTVFSAVLMSIVVLYMRIFRIVKSNTQRLGSGPQRKGLARKSQKYLALLKTVTIVLGVFIACWLPLFVLLILDFSSPAKSCQVLFRADYFLGIAMFNSLLNPIIYTLTSKDMRRAIIRLLCSHCLLTKDGQVKKIGLPFLECSTSKTEIPSHRLEGVENTVSSGNFTPSTIKAIYPRMTKS, encoded by the coding sequence ATGGAGGAATCATCACATTCTGCATATTCTGCCGCATCGCCGACAGTGGTTTCTACAGCTGGCTACCTCATGTTCCACGAATACCACAGCAATGTAGCTCTGGTGACACATTACAACTATACGGGCAAGCTCAAGGAGAACAAGTACAGAGATGGACTTAAACCAGAGgccatcatcttcctcatcatctgTCTGCTCATAGTGCTGGAAAACGCTGTGGTGCTGGTGGCTATCTGGAAGAACAAAAAATTCCATCTGCCCATGTACTACCTGCTGGGCAACCTGACACTCTCCGACCTGTTGGCAGGCTTCACCTACATGGTAAACATAATCACGTCTGGAGCCAACACGCTGAAGATGACCCCACTGCAGTGGTTCCTGAGGGAAGGCGGAGTGTTTATCACGCTTGCCGCTTCCGTCATCAGCCTACTGGCCATCGCCATCGAGCGGCACGTCACCATGGTGAGGATGAAGCCTTACCAGGGGGCAAAGAGAGGGCGCATGTTCGCCTTGATCGGGGCCAGCTGGGTTCTCGCAGTGCTTCTGGGGGTTCTCCCCATCATGGGCTGGAATTGCATGGGTCGCCTGGACCACTGCTCCACGGTCTTGCCGCTGTACGCTAAGAGCTACATCCTATTCTGTGTCACCGTCTTCAGTGCGGTGCTGATGTCCATCGTGGTGCTGTACATGCGCATCTTCCGCATCGTCAAATCCAACACGCAACGTCTGGGTTCCGGACCCCAGCGCAAGGGCCTGGCACGCAAATCCCAGAAGTACCTGGCCCTACTGAAGACCGTCACCATCGTGCTGGGAGTCTTCATCGCCTGCTGGCTGCCACTATTTGTGCTTCTCATCCTGGATTTCAGCAGCCCAGCAAAAAGTTGCCAGGTGCTCTTTCGCGCAGACTATTTCCTGGGCATTGCCATGTTCAACTCCTTGCTAAACCCCATAATCTACACACTCACCAGCAAGGACATGCGTCGGGCCATCATAAGGCTGCTCTGCAGCCACTGCCTCCTCACCAAAGACGGACAGGTGAAGAAGATCGGCCTGCCCTTCCTGGAGTGTAGCACCAGCAAAACGGAGATACCCTCCCACCGGCTGGAGGGAGTGGAGAACACTGTCTCCTCAGGGAACTTCACTCCTTCAACTATCAAAGCCATCTACCCCAGGATGACCAAGAGTTGA